A single Tamandua tetradactyla isolate mTamTet1 chromosome X, mTamTet1.pri, whole genome shotgun sequence DNA region contains:
- the PNMA3 gene encoding paraneoplastic antigen Ma3, protein MPLTLLQDWCRGEHLDAQRSMLILGIPEDCGEDEFEQTLQEALKHLGKYRVIGRMFRREENAQAFLLELAQDLDYALVPREIPGKGGPWGVVVKPLNSDGEFLNRLNRFLEEERRTVSDMNRVLGSEADCPAPRLAISPDFWTWAQTLGAAVQPLLEQMLYRELRVFSGNTVSIPGALAFEAWLEHTTEVLQMWQVPEGEKRRRLVECLRGPALQVVSGLRASNAAVTVEQCLAALQQVFGPVESRKIAQVKFCQAQQEVGEKVSSFVLRLEPLLQRAVEKNAVSRRNVNQARLKQVLGGATLTDKLRDRLKLLRQRRKPPGFLALVKLLREEEEWEATFGPERERPAPAPRPPARASGLRACPGLVLGGSVQARPSRRSRRRRGRGPHRRGGVLRAGSRGPGRRRRHTFCYGCGEDGHIRALCFNPPNLALVKQRRQAANEAGNGSRA, encoded by the coding sequence ATGCCTTTGACCCTGCTGCAGGATTGGTGTAGGGGGGAGCATCTGGACGCGCAGAGGTCCATGCTCATCCTGGGGATTCCCGAGGACTGTGGCGAGGACGAGTTTGAGCAGACGCTGCAGGAGGCTCTCAAGCACCTGGGCAAGTACAGGGTCATCGGCAGGATGTTTCGGAGGGAGGAGAACGCCCAAGCGTTTCTCCTGGAGCTGGCGCAAGATCTCGACTATGCTTTGGTCCCCAGGGAGATACCGGGGAAGGGGGGGCCCTGGGGAGTGGTGGTAAAGCCGCTGAACTCCGACGGGGAATTCCTCAACCGCCTGAAccgcttcctggaggaggaaaggcGGACGGTGTCGGACATGAACAGGGTTCTGGGGTCCGAGGCCGATTGCCCAGCCCCCAGACTGGCCATCTCACCTGATTTCTGGACCTGGGCCCAGACCCTGGGGGCTGCCGTGCAACCTCTGCTAGAGCAAATGCTGTACCGAGAACTGAGAGTGTTTTCTGGGAACACCGTGTCCATCCCGGGGGCGCTGGCCTTTGAAGCCTGGCTCGAGCATACGACCGAGGTGTTGCAGATGTGGCAGGTGCCGGAGGGGGAGAAGAGGCGGCGCCTGGTGGAATGTCTGCGGGGGCCCGCCCTGCAGGTGGTCAGCGGGCTGCGGGCCAGCAACGCAGCTGTCACGGTGGAGCAGTGCCTGGCGGCGCTGCAGCAGGTGTTCGGACCCGTGGAGAGCCGCAAGATCGCCCAGGTGAAATTTTGTCAGGCCCAGCAGGAGGTAGGGGAGAAAGTCTCCAGCTTCGTGTTACGCCTGGAACCCCTGCTCCAAAGAGCGGTAGAGAAGAACGCCGTGTCACGGAGGAACGTGAACCAGGCTCGCCTGAAGCAAGTTTTGGGGGGGGCCACACTGACTGACAAGCTCCGGGACCGGCTGAAGCTGCTGAGACAGCGCAGGAAGCCCCCGGGCTTCCTGGCCCTGGTGAAGCTGCTGCGCGAGGAGGAGGAGTGGGAGGCCACGTTCGGTCCGGAGAGGGAGcggcccgcccccgccccccggccACCCGCCCGAGCCAGCGGGCTCAGGGCGTGCCCCGGCCTTGTCCTGGGGGGCAGTGTCCAGGCGAGGCCTTCGCGGCGGTCCCGGCGCCGCAGGGGCAGAGGCCCGCACCGGCGCGGGGGCGTGCTGAGGGCGGGCTCCCGGGGCCCAGGACGGCGCAGACGCCACACGTTCTGCTATGGCTGCGGGGAAGACGGCCACATCAGGGCGCTGTGTTTCAATCCCCCGAACCTGGCCCTGGTAAAGCAGAGGAGACAGGCTGCGAATGAGGCGGGAAACGGGAGCCGGGCTTGA